From a region of the Geothrix sp. 21YS21S-2 genome:
- a CDS encoding long-chain fatty acid--CoA ligase, producing the protein MPDALASKVDGAYKPISHKELQAKVERLCLAMEARGLRKGDRVGILCDNRPAWAIMDFACSLLGLVSVPIYHTLTAEQTSYILQHSGSRWILTSNGAQFNKIKASADRLPELETVVVLDGVPPEPHGMNCLPWDTLMAEGEALDARRPEVRAWAAQRVPGDLLTLIYTSGTTGDPKGAMLTQGNLASNIEAVVEVAIVALRPERGDRCLSVLPLSHIFERTAGHYTMFHLGIGIYYAESLISLPQNLLEVQPAVLMAVPRIFEKIYAKVRDALTSGGLAQRMVFSWARSTCHRVVRYLYFDKQPGGLTNLAWRLADRILLSKVRAKTGGRLRFCVTGGAGINPTIMEFFWAMGVPIYEGYGLTETSPILTLNKIGRVRPGYVGHPILKSWNGRPFLKLAPDGEILCQGPNVMQGYWKDEAATREVFDAEGYFCTGDVGEIDPQGRVKITDRKKEIIVTNGGKNVAPQPIENALRDDPYIEQAVVVGDHRNHLAALIVPHFPALRDWCQRKQLPFKDDAEMLANPKVYAKIMTRVNHTNSQLPAYERVRKIALLEKELTPESGLLTPSLKLKRRVVNEAFKDVIEGLYRANA; encoded by the coding sequence TTGCCCGATGCCCTGGCCTCCAAGGTCGATGGAGCCTACAAGCCCATCTCCCACAAGGAACTGCAGGCGAAAGTCGAGCGTCTCTGCCTGGCGATGGAGGCTCGGGGTCTCCGCAAGGGGGACCGGGTCGGCATCCTCTGCGACAACCGCCCAGCCTGGGCCATCATGGACTTCGCATGCTCGCTGCTGGGGCTGGTGAGCGTGCCCATCTACCACACCCTCACCGCGGAACAGACGTCCTACATTCTCCAGCACAGCGGCTCCCGCTGGATCCTCACGTCCAACGGCGCGCAGTTCAACAAGATCAAGGCCTCCGCGGACAGGCTTCCCGAACTGGAGACCGTGGTGGTCCTGGACGGCGTCCCGCCCGAGCCGCATGGCATGAACTGCCTGCCCTGGGACACCCTCATGGCCGAGGGCGAGGCCCTCGACGCGCGCCGTCCCGAAGTGCGGGCCTGGGCCGCCCAGCGGGTTCCCGGCGATCTCCTCACCCTCATCTACACCTCCGGCACCACCGGCGACCCCAAGGGGGCGATGCTGACCCAGGGCAACCTGGCCTCGAACATCGAGGCCGTGGTGGAGGTGGCCATCGTGGCCCTGCGCCCCGAGCGCGGGGACCGGTGCCTGTCCGTGCTCCCCCTGTCCCACATCTTCGAGCGCACCGCGGGCCACTACACCATGTTCCATCTGGGCATCGGCATCTACTATGCCGAGAGCCTCATCTCCCTGCCCCAGAACCTCCTGGAGGTCCAGCCCGCCGTCCTCATGGCCGTGCCCCGGATCTTCGAGAAGATCTACGCCAAGGTGCGGGACGCCCTGACCTCGGGCGGCCTCGCCCAGCGCATGGTGTTCAGCTGGGCCCGCTCCACCTGCCACCGGGTGGTGCGCTACCTCTACTTCGACAAGCAGCCCGGAGGCCTCACCAACCTGGCCTGGAGGCTCGCCGACCGCATCCTTTTGTCCAAGGTCCGGGCCAAGACCGGCGGGCGCCTTCGCTTCTGCGTCACCGGCGGCGCCGGCATCAACCCCACGATCATGGAATTCTTCTGGGCCATGGGCGTGCCCATCTACGAGGGCTACGGCCTGACGGAGACCAGCCCCATCCTCACCCTCAACAAGATCGGCCGGGTGCGGCCCGGCTACGTGGGCCACCCCATCCTCAAGTCCTGGAATGGACGGCCCTTCCTAAAGCTCGCCCCCGACGGCGAGATCCTCTGCCAGGGCCCCAACGTCATGCAGGGCTACTGGAAGGACGAGGCGGCCACCCGGGAGGTCTTCGACGCGGAAGGCTACTTCTGCACGGGCGACGTGGGCGAGATCGACCCCCAGGGCCGCGTGAAGATCACCGACCGCAAGAAGGAGATCATCGTCACCAACGGCGGCAAGAACGTGGCCCCCCAGCCCATCGAGAACGCCCTGAGGGACGATCCCTACATCGAGCAGGCCGTGGTCGTGGGCGACCACCGCAACCACCTGGCCGCCCTCATCGTCCCCCACTTCCCCGCCCTGAGGGACTGGTGCCAGCGCAAGCAGCTGCCCTTCAAGGACGACGCGGAGATGCTGGCCAACCCCAAGGTCTACGCCAAGATCATGACCCGCGTGAACCACACCAACTCCCAGCTCCCCGCCTACGAGCGCGTGCGCAAGATCGCCCTCCTGGAGAAGGAGCTGACCCCCGAAAGCGGCCTTCTGACCCCGTCGCTCAAGCTCAAGCGGCGGGTGGTGAACGAGGCGTTCAAGGACGTGATCGAGGGGCTCTACCGGGCCAACGCGTAG